One genomic window of Sulfurovum lithotrophicum includes the following:
- a CDS encoding TorD/DmsD family molecular chaperone — protein sequence MQELKQDLENRVALYALISRLMITEVDEAFLDTIEKDENLLSLFPNYRNWSKRKDFKTQELIEQYYNVDFTNLFLMHLVPYESFYVREDQMIDSGNGNPVIELYDALDFRVELDKARVVSGDHIGVELEFMYMLCNAQLKALEANDKEGICELFQIQKGFLKDHLLEWGSMFLINAKRESRTPLYHDGAELTLEFLLSDYEYVNEKLDTFCQDIQ from the coding sequence ATGCAAGAATTAAAACAGGATTTAGAGAATAGAGTAGCATTGTATGCATTGATATCAAGATTGATGATCACGGAAGTGGATGAAGCTTTTTTGGATACGATAGAAAAAGATGAAAATCTGCTTTCTCTTTTTCCCAATTACAGAAACTGGTCCAAGCGTAAAGATTTTAAGACACAGGAACTGATTGAACAGTATTATAATGTGGATTTTACCAATCTTTTTCTGATGCATCTTGTGCCGTATGAAAGTTTCTATGTCAGAGAGGATCAGATGATCGACAGCGGGAATGGAAATCCGGTGATCGAACTCTATGATGCTTTGGATTTCCGAGTCGAACTGGATAAAGCCAGAGTGGTCAGCGGCGACCATATCGGGGTAGAACTGGAATTCATGTATATGCTCTGTAATGCACAGCTCAAAGCACTTGAAGCCAACGACAAAGAGGGGATATGCGAACTCTTCCAGATCCAGAAAGGCTTTCTGAAAGACCATCTTCTGGAGTGGGGCTCCATGTTCCTCATCAATGCCAAAAGAGAGTCAAGAACGCCGCTCTATCATGACGGTGCGGAATTGACCCTGGAGTTCCTGCTTAGTGATTATGAATATGTCAATGAGAAGCTCGATACCTTCTGCCAGGATATACAGTAA
- a CDS encoding molybdopterin-dependent oxidoreductase, with translation MTKSMKNDTNFIESRRSFLKGTAYSVAGATLAAGVFETIVDTPATAEDKSFTATPETLSFYPPFEQWDSFKELDGDDWKRGGAERNGIRGEDNPDGIKVNEFMLVPTVCSNCEAQCGLTAWVEIGEYKRTKNPKDLFVKKYMGNPLHAGSRGRNCAKGYASQTQMYDPDRIPFPLMRAPGSKRGEGKWVRTTWDEAMAKIGKKMHDTLKKGDEVSKKMIMYHVGRPNENGFGHRVPHSMGLDGYDSHTNICSAGARQGTIQWTNDDRNSPDWANAKLVFLQSSHAADAGHYFQQSAGYIADARRKGAKLVVMDPRLSNSAGIADLWIPVWPGTEAALYLHLANRILNETDIHGKSLVNHAFFKNWVNWDQLMNDKEQLSLMVSKGYMKQVPQDESYESFIEMLKEIYSPYTKEFVIKECKMEGYGHKLDELFEMFIDAGDRITTYLWRAGTIGHRGSWMNTRSGFFPLALRGAMAGNIGGVGLHHWHVISVNGKGDAATVAGERPPRVDVWNEIAWPPEYPLSSFEMSHIMPHLLLDDEWRAKWKKKGLNSIPEKLAVWIPRMYNPVWINPDGFRWIEALKREDKIEMAFNLSPTWSETNWYCDFVLPVGLAGERHDQSSEPTKPARWLSFKNPALRVALEKLGWKPKDPARATLEAHTTAGLGEIWEEVEFWANIMVHHVDPDGSLGVRKFWASKEDPNRAVTIPEWYQAAFDKLPNLRKTAKLKYPNSKYPNYEMMRDMGTWLEEDHIFRPQERPLKREGDKYIAHGHEYDISDVEKDEYGTLLVEDHVFGGMKPIGVEVDGEIKQGFHTLSGKLEFYCKWLTEWKWPEYAIPIYPRNAQERKDMVHLVTQVHHDFMQKDNDFALNTVFRLPYNIHTRSVNSKHLMEISQNHNPVWINTEDAKRLGIKREDPIKVTITDTVSGLESGYFIAMAVPTEGTMPGVLACSHHAGRWKLKNAVEIPGFEHKLGVLGLGAPLFDMTMDGKIGTMKPKEGINEGMQARRDTWQFKEYNKDLDNIWWDGLSGSWQNAVAPSHPDPIGGNHAWHQKVSIEKAGKDDKIGDIYVNYDNNFKVYQAWRDRLTRPLAPGDKLRRPVHIKRPAVPLTLKAYTVDIKA, from the coding sequence ATGACAAAATCAATGAAAAATGATACGAATTTTATAGAGAGCAGAAGAAGTTTCCTGAAAGGGACAGCCTATTCTGTAGCCGGTGCAACTCTGGCAGCAGGTGTGTTCGAGACGATCGTAGATACCCCTGCAACAGCTGAAGACAAATCGTTCACGGCGACACCGGAAACACTTTCATTCTATCCACCGTTCGAACAGTGGGACAGCTTTAAAGAGTTGGATGGCGATGACTGGAAAAGAGGTGGTGCCGAAAGAAACGGTATCAGAGGCGAAGACAACCCTGACGGAATCAAAGTCAATGAGTTCATGCTGGTTCCTACCGTATGTTCCAACTGTGAGGCGCAGTGTGGTCTGACTGCATGGGTCGAGATCGGTGAGTATAAAAGAACCAAGAATCCCAAAGATCTTTTTGTGAAGAAATACATGGGTAACCCGCTTCATGCAGGAAGCCGTGGTAGAAACTGTGCCAAAGGGTATGCATCACAAACCCAAATGTATGATCCGGACAGGATCCCTTTCCCTTTGATGAGAGCTCCGGGCTCCAAAAGAGGTGAAGGCAAGTGGGTAAGAACCACTTGGGATGAAGCGATGGCTAAGATCGGTAAAAAGATGCATGATACGCTTAAAAAAGGTGACGAAGTCTCCAAAAAGATGATCATGTACCATGTCGGTCGTCCGAATGAGAACGGTTTCGGTCACCGTGTACCGCACTCAATGGGTCTCGACGGGTATGATTCACACACCAACATCTGTTCGGCAGGTGCTAGGCAGGGTACGATCCAGTGGACGAACGATGACAGAAACTCTCCGGATTGGGCTAATGCAAAACTGGTATTCCTTCAGTCATCCCATGCAGCGGATGCGGGACACTATTTCCAGCAGTCGGCAGGGTATATTGCCGATGCAAGAAGAAAAGGTGCAAAGCTTGTTGTAATGGACCCGAGACTCTCCAACTCAGCGGGTATTGCCGATCTTTGGATACCTGTATGGCCGGGAACAGAAGCAGCACTTTATCTGCATCTTGCAAACAGAATTCTGAATGAAACAGATATTCACGGAAAGTCTCTGGTAAATCATGCCTTCTTCAAGAACTGGGTGAACTGGGATCAATTGATGAACGACAAAGAGCAGTTGTCTCTGATGGTATCCAAAGGCTACATGAAGCAGGTACCTCAGGATGAAAGTTATGAAAGCTTTATCGAGATGCTCAAAGAGATCTATTCACCTTATACGAAAGAATTCGTCATCAAAGAATGTAAAATGGAAGGATATGGCCATAAACTTGATGAACTCTTTGAGATGTTCATTGATGCAGGTGACAGAATTACTACTTACCTTTGGAGAGCCGGTACGATCGGTCACAGAGGTAGCTGGATGAATACACGTTCCGGTTTCTTCCCGTTGGCACTTCGTGGTGCCATGGCAGGAAATATCGGTGGTGTGGGACTGCACCACTGGCATGTTATCTCTGTGAACGGTAAAGGTGATGCAGCAACCGTTGCAGGAGAAAGACCTCCACGAGTCGATGTGTGGAATGAGATCGCATGGCCGCCTGAATATCCGTTAAGTTCATTTGAAATGTCTCATATCATGCCACATTTGCTGCTTGATGATGAGTGGAGAGCGAAGTGGAAGAAAAAAGGGCTTAACTCCATACCAGAAAAACTCGCTGTGTGGATCCCCCGTATGTACAACCCTGTCTGGATCAACCCGGACGGTTTCAGATGGATCGAAGCGCTTAAAAGAGAAGATAAGATTGAAATGGCATTCAACCTCTCTCCTACATGGTCAGAGACCAACTGGTACTGTGATTTTGTATTGCCTGTAGGACTTGCAGGTGAAAGACATGATCAATCATCCGAGCCTACAAAACCGGCAAGATGGTTGAGCTTCAAGAACCCTGCACTCAGAGTTGCGCTTGAAAAACTCGGATGGAAACCTAAAGATCCGGCACGTGCTACCTTGGAAGCACACACTACTGCAGGACTTGGTGAAATTTGGGAAGAAGTGGAATTCTGGGCGAACATCATGGTTCACCATGTCGATCCTGACGGAAGTCTCGGTGTCAGAAAGTTCTGGGCTTCCAAAGAAGATCCAAACAGAGCGGTAACGATCCCTGAATGGTATCAGGCAGCCTTTGACAAGCTTCCTAACCTTAGAAAGACAGCAAAACTCAAGTATCCCAACTCAAAGTATCCCAACTATGAGATGATGAGAGATATGGGTACATGGCTGGAAGAAGACCATATCTTCAGACCGCAGGAGAGACCACTCAAAAGAGAGGGTGACAAATATATCGCTCATGGTCACGAATATGATATCAGTGATGTAGAAAAAGATGAATATGGTACATTGCTTGTTGAAGACCATGTTTTTGGCGGAATGAAGCCAATCGGTGTTGAGGTTGATGGTGAGATCAAGCAAGGATTCCATACACTCAGCGGTAAACTGGAGTTCTATTGTAAATGGCTGACAGAGTGGAAATGGCCTGAGTATGCTATTCCTATTTATCCAAGAAATGCGCAGGAGCGTAAAGATATGGTACATCTCGTTACACAGGTGCACCACGACTTTATGCAAAAGGATAATGACTTTGCACTGAACACGGTATTTAGATTGCCGTATAACATTCATACACGTTCAGTCAACTCGAAGCACTTGATGGAAATTTCACAGAACCATAACCCGGTCTGGATCAATACGGAAGATGCGAAACGTCTCGGTATCAAAAGAGAAGATCCGATCAAAGTAACGATCACCGATACCGTGTCCGGCCTTGAGTCCGGTTACTTCATCGCGATGGCGGTACCGACGGAAGGTACGATGCCTGGTGTTCTTGCCTGTTCACACCATGCAGGTAGATGGAAGCTCAAGAATGCGGTAGAGATCCCAGGATTCGAGCATAAACTAGGTGTTCTCGGTCTTGGTGCTCCACTGTTCGATATGACTATGGATGGCAAGATCGGTACGATGAAACCAAAAGAGGGTATCAATGAAGGTATGCAGGCACGTAGAGATACGTGGCAGTTCAAAGAGTACAACAAGGACCTTGACAACATCTGGTGGGATGGTTTGAGCGGTTCATGGCAAAATGCCGTGGCACCTTCACATCCGGATCCTATCGGTGGTAACCACGCATGGCATCAGAAGGTCAGTATAGAAAAAGCCGGCAAAGATGACAAGATCGGTGATATCTATGTGAACTATGACAACAACTTCAAAGTCTATCAGGCATGGAGAGACAGACTGACACGTCCGTTGGCTCCAGGTGACAAACTGAGAAGACCGGTTCACATTAAGAGACCGGCAGTGCCATTGACACTGAAAGCTTATACTGTAGATATCAAAGCATAA
- the nrfD gene encoding NrfD/PsrC family molybdoenzyme membrane anchor subunit, with amino-acid sequence MVEHGIHATQAVVTLDVALPGIIWGWMITLNMWAKSVGTGVILVGAFLLYRHKKEEMPNIRWMMPLISFIFLNIFLLFTLTDLHQPYRMINIFLHPHWTSAITVGAWMASLFTGLITILMVIGYFDAHPNVRKHGACAKAAREHSALYEKLFPFVVFLAVPVTLYTAIIMAEASARELWQAPAEVMQMMWAALLAGSAGLIFISGSWSKESRRDLALVLAIATFFSFLMYMGEYFFSFKSAEAEATLAYVHSGGEYNAEFWFAMVLGFIIPFFLAVKNMKEDNKTMLRFAAILALIGLYMAKDVWLKIPQLLNLS; translated from the coding sequence ATGGTAGAACATGGAATTCACGCAACACAGGCTGTTGTAACATTGGATGTCGCGCTTCCAGGTATTATCTGGGGCTGGATGATCACATTAAACATGTGGGCTAAATCTGTGGGTACAGGTGTGATCCTTGTAGGTGCATTTTTGCTATACAGACACAAGAAAGAAGAGATGCCGAACATTAGATGGATGATGCCGCTTATCTCCTTCATCTTTTTAAATATTTTCCTTCTTTTCACGCTGACGGACCTTCATCAGCCGTACAGAATGATCAATATCTTCCTGCACCCGCATTGGACATCAGCAATCACGGTCGGTGCCTGGATGGCGTCGCTCTTTACCGGCCTTATTACGATCCTGATGGTAATTGGTTACTTTGATGCACACCCAAATGTCAGAAAACACGGTGCCTGCGCCAAAGCGGCTAGAGAACACAGTGCTTTGTATGAGAAACTCTTTCCATTTGTTGTGTTCCTGGCAGTTCCTGTAACACTGTACACAGCGATCATCATGGCGGAAGCTTCTGCGAGAGAGTTGTGGCAAGCGCCTGCGGAAGTCATGCAAATGATGTGGGCAGCGCTCCTGGCAGGTTCGGCAGGTCTTATCTTCATCTCCGGTTCATGGAGCAAAGAAAGCAGAAGAGACCTTGCACTTGTATTGGCGATCGCGACGTTCTTCTCCTTCCTGATGTATATGGGTGAGTATTTCTTCTCATTCAAGTCTGCTGAAGCAGAAGCGACATTAGCATACGTTCACTCCGGCGGAGAGTACAATGCAGAGTTCTGGTTCGCAATGGTGCTTGGATTTATCATTCCATTCTTCCTTGCAGTCAAGAATATGAAAGAAGACAATAAAACAATGCTTAGATTCGCCGCTATTTTGGCATTGATCGGGCTGTATATGGCAAAAGATGTATGGCTTAAAATCCCACAATTGCTAAACTTGAGTTAA
- a CDS encoding 4Fe-4S dicluster domain-containing protein → MKLGFLVDLNLCMGCKGCEVACKVENEVPLGSWRLRVKYIDIGTFPDTSRSFTPLRCNHCESAPCERICPVSALHYLENGIVNVDSSRCIGCAGCMMACPYGAIYMDPETNTADKCTYCAHRVESGMMPACVVICPVQANIFGDIDDDTSHISQYIMEHQGAVQVRKPEKHTTPKHFYVGGGNQTLNPLAQQRLEGYNLFNNVTHLKHIGDPHHGVIDRFLAPFTSHEHLDNKSFMDFDNSHESHEEEGGH, encoded by the coding sequence ATGAAACTAGGTTTCTTAGTTGACCTGAACCTGTGTATGGGTTGTAAAGGTTGTGAAGTGGCTTGTAAAGTGGAAAATGAAGTTCCGCTCGGCTCTTGGCGTCTGCGTGTAAAGTATATTGATATAGGGACATTCCCTGACACGTCGAGATCTTTTACACCGTTGAGATGTAATCACTGTGAAAGTGCTCCGTGTGAGAGAATCTGTCCGGTATCGGCATTGCATTATTTGGAGAACGGCATCGTGAATGTCGACTCTTCGAGATGTATTGGATGTGCGGGTTGTATGATGGCCTGTCCTTACGGTGCTATCTATATGGACCCTGAAACGAACACGGCTGACAAATGTACCTACTGTGCACACCGTGTCGAAAGCGGTATGATGCCTGCCTGTGTCGTTATCTGTCCTGTACAGGCAAATATTTTCGGTGATATCGATGATGACACCAGCCATATTTCCCAGTATATCATGGAGCATCAGGGTGCTGTTCAGGTACGTAAACCAGAAAAACACACTACCCCGAAACATTTTTATGTAGGTGGTGGTAACCAGACATTGAATCCGCTTGCTCAGCAGCGTCTTGAAGGATATAACCTGTTCAACAACGTGACACACCTGAAGCATATCGGTGATCCGCATCACGGTGTGATAGACAGATTCCTTGCACCGTTCACTTCGCATGAACATCTGGACAATAAAAGTTTTATGGATTTTGACAATTCACATGAATCTCATGAAGAAGAGGGAGGTCACTAA
- a CDS encoding DsrE family protein, with product MKKILLVCICMIQFVSAETEFANPKPAIDNPRKFIFPITVRDRKEINHVLSSANNVMKFYGPENVEVVIVAYSQGIEALLKHGDRDIRKRVEALMTYDVEFIACGNTMRTLHIEKKDLIDGVEVVTAGIVELIERQLRGYIYIRP from the coding sequence GTGAAAAAGATACTTTTAGTGTGTATCTGTATGATTCAGTTTGTGTCGGCAGAGACAGAGTTTGCCAATCCCAAGCCAGCCATCGATAATCCAAGAAAATTTATATTCCCCATTACTGTTAGAGACAGAAAAGAAATCAATCATGTCTTGAGTTCCGCAAATAATGTGATGAAATTTTACGGACCGGAGAATGTTGAAGTGGTGATTGTTGCCTATTCTCAAGGGATAGAAGCACTTTTAAAACATGGGGATAGAGACATTAGAAAACGCGTCGAAGCACTCATGACTTATGATGTGGAATTCATCGCATGCGGTAACACCATGCGGACACTGCATATAGAGAAAAAAGATCTTATAGATGGTGTGGAAGTGGTCACTGCAGGGATTGTTGAATTGATAGAAAGGCAGTTGCGGGGATATATCTATATACGACCGTAA
- a CDS encoding thioredoxin family protein produces MKYSALYLFRSVVVGMACVASLYADRGESVYRTICSKCHQLHIAEEKLAENFFEANNTLLKLKAPTISQISRSMKEKIGDPRSDEEIQRLEVSSFIADYIIYPDKSKSVLNPKIGKCFKTMPSLKGKLTTEDIEAISNFVYDYDKKIHKKAKEEDGFFGTILKRAKGEHKTILIKATAPHCRYCKKMEKRVFSDAEVIDLLKKSFIVLHVDVSKQPLPLGLSVSMTPTFFFVFADQQSESVKTKRIPGSWSKEDFLEILKEAEKIKRKKQ; encoded by the coding sequence ATGAAATATAGTGCTCTGTATCTATTCAGAAGTGTTGTAGTTGGTATGGCATGTGTTGCATCATTGTATGCCGACAGGGGAGAATCGGTTTATCGGACCATTTGTTCCAAGTGTCACCAACTTCATATCGCAGAAGAGAAACTTGCGGAAAATTTTTTCGAAGCAAACAATACACTGTTGAAGCTCAAAGCCCCTACGATCAGCCAGATCTCACGAAGCATGAAAGAAAAGATCGGAGATCCCCGTTCAGATGAAGAGATACAGCGTTTGGAGGTCAGTTCGTTCATTGCCGATTATATTATTTATCCCGATAAAAGCAAGAGCGTGCTTAATCCAAAGATCGGAAAGTGCTTTAAAACGATGCCCAGTCTCAAAGGAAAGCTGACCACGGAAGACATTGAAGCCATTAGTAATTTTGTGTATGATTATGACAAGAAGATTCATAAAAAAGCAAAAGAGGAAGATGGTTTTTTTGGTACAATACTCAAAAGGGCAAAAGGGGAACATAAAACTATTCTGATCAAGGCAACCGCACCCCATTGCAGATATTGCAAAAAAATGGAGAAACGGGTTTTTTCTGATGCAGAAGTCATTGATCTTCTGAAAAAATCGTTCATCGTACTTCATGTAGATGTCAGCAAGCAACCTCTGCCTCTTGGGTTAAGTGTCAGTATGACCCCGACATTCTTTTTTGTCTTTGCCGACCAGCAAAGTGAAAGTGTAAAGACAAAGCGTATCCCCGGCTCATGGAGCAAAGAGGATTTCCTGGAGATTCTTAAAGAGGCAGAAAAAATAAAAAGGAAAAAACAGTGA
- a CDS encoding thioredoxin family protein codes for MKIIGLIAAMLLSVWADEGKMLFEKHCLSCHTPFVPMLELKENFADHNNTLLKLKAPTLNQLSYRLKQRIGDPKGDKEIHRMEVIAFMSSYVMNPDRDKSLCLDEVMRAFDTMPSLKGKVSEEELEEIGTYLYDFDEEIVKQKSVKFEGFEKALQRAKKEDKIIMIEAMSRTCHFCRKMEREVMIDTEVIRAIERDFIPVSIDISTHALPLGLKAELTPSFIFIDKYGNVLGNIPGAWGKQDFLALLKEAKEAAKSKKAKK; via the coding sequence ATGAAAATCATAGGCTTGATAGCCGCTATGTTGCTGAGTGTGTGGGCAGATGAGGGTAAAATGCTGTTTGAAAAGCATTGTCTGTCCTGTCACACACCTTTTGTGCCCATGTTAGAACTTAAAGAGAATTTTGCGGACCATAACAATACCCTGCTAAAACTTAAAGCACCGACACTCAATCAACTCTCCTATCGACTGAAACAGCGTATTGGTGATCCCAAAGGGGATAAGGAGATACACCGCATGGAGGTCATAGCATTCATGAGTAGCTATGTAATGAATCCTGACCGCGATAAAAGTCTCTGTCTTGATGAGGTGATGAGAGCCTTTGATACGATGCCATCACTTAAAGGCAAGGTGAGTGAAGAGGAACTCGAAGAGATAGGCACATATCTGTATGATTTTGACGAAGAGATCGTAAAACAGAAAAGTGTTAAATTCGAAGGATTTGAAAAAGCCTTGCAGCGAGCAAAAAAAGAAGATAAGATCATAATGATCGAAGCGATGAGCCGAACATGCCATTTTTGTAGAAAAATGGAACGGGAAGTGATGATAGATACGGAGGTAATTCGGGCAATAGAGAGAGATTTTATTCCGGTATCCATTGATATTTCTACCCATGCTTTGCCTTTGGGGTTAAAAGCAGAACTTACGCCAAGTTTTATTTTTATAGACAAATATGGCAATGTACTTGGAAATATTCCCGGAGCCTGGGGGAAACAGGATTTTCTTGCATTGCTTAAAGAGGCAAAAGAAGCGGCAAAAAGCAAAAAGGCAAAAAAATGA
- a CDS encoding MBL fold metallo-hydrolase: MKLGFLVDLNLCMGCKGCEVACKVENEVPLGSWRLRVKYIDIMISQPVKAAHTKGDLIVFLKGQKVLFVGDLVFSGRITSLRDGSLVGSLEALDMIDAYGAKVIVGGHGYETDATVTEHFRSYLQEMKKEVQYALDEDVGMEDITKKVTMPQYKNMKLYDVLHARNVLDAYKELEMIEDEE, encoded by the coding sequence ATGAAACTAGGTTTCTTAGTTGACCTGAACCTGTGTATGGGTTGTAAAGGTTGTGAAGTGGCTTGTAAAGTGGAAAATGAAGTTCCGCTCGGCTCTTGGCGTCTGCGTGTAAAGTATATTGATATCATGATCAGTCAGCCTGTAAAGGCGGCACATACCAAAGGGGATCTGATCGTCTTTTTGAAGGGGCAGAAGGTACTGTTTGTCGGAGATCTTGTTTTTAGCGGCAGAATCACTTCTTTGCGGGACGGCTCTTTGGTCGGTTCACTTGAGGCATTGGACATGATAGATGCGTATGGTGCCAAAGTAATCGTTGGCGGGCACGGCTATGAGACTGATGCGACCGTTACTGAACATTTTAGAAGTTATCTGCAAGAGATGAAAAAAGAGGTACAGTATGCCCTGGATGAAGATGTGGGTATGGAAGATATTACGAAAAAAGTCACCATGCCACAGTATAAAAATATGAAACTGTATGATGTTCTTCATGCCCGGAATGTTCTGGATGCCTATAAAGAGTTGGAAATGATAGAGGATGAAGAATGA
- a CDS encoding MBL fold metallo-hydrolase — MKHIVLISLMSLFLQAFEYNLVPKKVAEDTYCFFGKLENISKENGGNMVNTCFVHTKEGFVVIDSGPTYDYASQAYEKMQQIAKLPVKYVITTHDHDDHWLGNSFYKSKGALLIGPKTYEQNVVAGMETRMQRVLGKELYGKTSIVKLDTIVDDNLTLKAGDKVFMISQPVKAAHTKGDLIVFLKGQKVLFVGDLVFSGRITSLRDGSLVGSLEALDMIDAYGAKVIVGGHGYETDATVTEHFRSYLQEMKKEVQYALDEDVGMEDITKKVTMPQYKNMKLYDVLHARNVLDAYKELEMIEDEE; from the coding sequence ATGAAGCATATTGTCCTTATCTCTCTAATGAGTCTTTTTCTGCAGGCATTTGAGTACAACCTTGTACCCAAAAAGGTTGCAGAGGATACATACTGTTTTTTTGGAAAACTGGAAAATATCAGTAAAGAGAATGGTGGCAATATGGTCAATACATGTTTTGTTCACACAAAAGAGGGGTTCGTTGTTATCGACAGCGGCCCCACATACGATTATGCTTCTCAAGCCTATGAGAAGATGCAGCAGATCGCAAAACTTCCCGTAAAATATGTCATTACAACCCATGATCATGACGACCACTGGCTTGGTAACAGCTTTTACAAGAGCAAAGGTGCTTTGTTGATAGGTCCGAAGACTTATGAGCAAAATGTAGTTGCCGGTATGGAGACACGAATGCAGCGTGTGTTGGGAAAAGAGCTTTATGGAAAGACCTCCATTGTAAAACTCGATACGATAGTGGATGACAACCTTACTTTGAAGGCAGGAGACAAAGTATTCATGATCAGTCAGCCTGTAAAGGCGGCACATACCAAAGGGGATCTGATCGTCTTTTTGAAGGGGCAGAAGGTACTGTTTGTCGGAGATCTTGTTTTTAGCGGCAGAATCACTTCTTTGCGGGACGGCTCTTTGGTCGGTTCACTTGAGGCATTGGACATGATAGATGCGTATGGTGCCAAAGTAATCGTTGGCGGGCACGGCTATGAGACTGATGCGACCGTTACTGAACATTTTAGAAGTTATCTGCAAGAGATGAAAAAAGAGGTACAGTATGCCCTGGATGAAGATGTGGGTATGGAAGATATTACGAAAAAAGTCACCATGCCACAGTATAAAAATATGAAACTGTATGATGTTCTTCATGCCCGGAATGTTCTGGATGCCTATAAAGAGTTGGAAATGATAGAGGATGAAGAATGA